One genomic window of Acidobacteriota bacterium includes the following:
- a CDS encoding alpha/beta hydrolase, with product MRHWPLFALPALCLFACSPPDRAALADTPAAPAPVERSQEELTWTTGAWEAPEGLTQLPIWPGAAPGVDAASSPPERVATRYSPEAVGGDTSQAIFDVSDPTITIYPPKGANTGAAVIVFPGGGFNAVVVTLEGTEICDWVTSHGMTCILSKYRVPNTNHSWNKECQCVVEPNPAPALQDAQRTVRMVRAMAPELGIDPAKVGAMGFSAGGYLTVQLSNISEPEYPLTDRIDAFSSRPDFAISFFAGHICRAGDKLDPRLKITEKTPPTFLIQAWDDDVNPVCNATVYARALDAAGVPAEVHLFATGGHAFGLRRDHSPDTVWPSLLEHWLRERGVLP from the coding sequence ATGCGTCATTGGCCCCTTTTTGCCCTGCCGGCCCTGTGCCTGTTTGCCTGCTCGCCGCCGGACCGCGCGGCCCTCGCCGACACCCCGGCTGCCCCGGCGCCCGTGGAGAGATCGCAGGAAGAGCTGACCTGGACGACCGGCGCCTGGGAGGCGCCGGAAGGCCTCACCCAGTTGCCGATCTGGCCCGGCGCCGCCCCCGGCGTCGACGCGGCGTCCAGCCCGCCGGAACGCGTCGCCACGCGTTATTCCCCCGAAGCGGTCGGCGGCGACACTTCCCAGGCCATCTTCGATGTCAGCGACCCGACCATCACGATCTATCCACCGAAAGGCGCGAACACCGGCGCGGCGGTCATCGTCTTTCCGGGCGGCGGATTCAACGCTGTCGTGGTCACCCTCGAAGGCACCGAGATCTGCGACTGGGTCACGTCGCATGGCATGACCTGCATCCTCTCGAAATACCGTGTACCGAACACCAACCATTCCTGGAACAAGGAATGCCAATGTGTCGTCGAGCCCAATCCCGCCCCCGCCTTGCAGGATGCGCAGCGGACCGTCCGCATGGTCCGCGCCATGGCGCCGGAGCTCGGCATCGATCCCGCAAAGGTCGGCGCCATGGGTTTCTCCGCAGGCGGCTACCTCACCGTCCAGCTCAGCAACATCTCCGAGCCGGAATATCCGCTTACGGACCGTATCGACGCGTTCAGCAGCCGTCCGGACTTCGCCATCTCCTTCTTCGCCGGCCATATCTGCCGCGCCGGCGACAAGCTCGACCCCCGCCTCAAGATCACCGAGAAGACACCGCCGACTTTCCTGATCCAGGCCTGGGATGACGACGTGAACCCCGTCTGCAACGCGACCGTCTATGCCCGCGCGCTCGACGCCGCCGGCGTGCCCGCCGAAGTCCACCTCTTCGCCACCGGCGGCCATGCCTTCGGCCTCAGGCGCGACCACTCGCCGGACACCGTCTGGCCGTCGCTGCTCGAACACTGGCTGCGAGAACGCGGCGTCCTGCCCTGA
- a CDS encoding serine/threonine protein phosphatase produces the protein MRAALAELLAKLAFGPGDRLVFVGDLVDKGPDSAGVVDDVARLQAEAPYEVVLVEGNHEERHRRYRANLTLRPKVARQSAKEAPRLAEMTEALTPRGRALLDAAPLFWRLDEFGVLVVHGGIPGDLKAFPDSPDEVDRMDKKAREKFLKIIRTRYIEQGAGAFVGLGKERPGDRFWAEVYDGRFGHVVFGHQPFFDGPAEFPHATGIDTGAVHGTGLTALVLEAGRARRFVRVETPVYKPRRTLEPDDA, from the coding sequence ATGCGCGCGGCGCTGGCGGAGCTGCTGGCGAAGCTGGCGTTTGGTCCGGGCGACCGGCTCGTGTTCGTCGGCGACCTCGTCGACAAGGGGCCGGATTCCGCGGGCGTGGTCGATGATGTGGCGCGGCTGCAGGCGGAGGCGCCGTATGAAGTCGTGCTGGTCGAGGGCAACCATGAGGAACGCCACCGGCGCTACCGGGCGAACCTGACGCTGCGGCCGAAAGTGGCGCGCCAGTCGGCGAAGGAAGCGCCGCGGCTGGCGGAGATGACGGAAGCGCTGACGCCGCGCGGGCGGGCCTTGCTGGACGCAGCGCCGCTGTTCTGGCGGCTGGACGAGTTCGGCGTGCTGGTGGTGCATGGCGGCATTCCGGGTGACCTGAAGGCGTTTCCGGACAGTCCGGACGAGGTGGACCGGATGGACAAGAAGGCCCGCGAGAAGTTCCTGAAGATCATCCGCACACGGTATATCGAGCAGGGGGCCGGCGCGTTTGTCGGGCTCGGGAAGGAGCGGCCGGGCGACCGGTTCTGGGCGGAAGTGTATGATGGGCGGTTCGGGCATGTGGTGTTCGGGCACCAGCCGTTCTTTGACGGGCCAGCGGAATTTCCGCACGCGACCGGCATCGATACCGGCGCGGTGCATGGCACCGGGCTGACGGCGCTGGTGCTCGAGGCCGGGCGGGCGCGCCGGTTCGTCCGCGTGGAGACGCCGGTCTACAAGCCGCGCCGGACGCTGGAGCCGGACGACGCCTGA
- a CDS encoding VIT family protein: MASPFPAGEHHYVHRIGWLRATVLGANDGIVSTASLVIGVAAAAATPSAILVAGVAALVAGAMSMAAGEFVSVSSQSDTERADLETEKAALRDYPEAELQELADIYIKRGVEPATAQAVAQQLMKHDALGAHARDELGMSDMAAARPIQAALSSAASFSAGSALPLAAAALSPHYMITPVVAAVSLASLAILGWMSAAAGGAGKWRAVFRVVFWGAAAMIVTGVIGAVFGTVV; the protein is encoded by the coding sequence ATGGCTTCCCCGTTTCCCGCAGGCGAGCACCACTACGTCCACCGCATCGGCTGGCTGCGCGCCACCGTGCTCGGCGCCAATGACGGCATCGTCTCCACCGCCAGCCTCGTCATCGGGGTCGCTGCCGCCGCCGCCACGCCCAGCGCGATCCTCGTCGCCGGCGTCGCCGCCCTTGTCGCCGGCGCCATGTCGATGGCTGCCGGCGAATTCGTCTCCGTCAGTTCGCAGTCGGACACCGAGCGCGCCGATCTCGAGACCGAGAAAGCCGCCCTGCGCGATTATCCGGAGGCGGAGCTTCAGGAGCTCGCCGACATCTACATCAAGCGCGGGGTTGAGCCCGCCACCGCCCAGGCGGTCGCCCAGCAGTTGATGAAGCACGACGCCCTCGGCGCCCATGCCCGCGACGAACTCGGCATGAGCGACATGGCCGCCGCCCGGCCCATCCAGGCCGCCCTCAGTTCCGCCGCCAGCTTCTCGGCCGGCTCCGCCCTGCCGCTCGCCGCCGCCGCCCTGTCGCCGCACTACATGATCACCCCGGTCGTCGCCGCCGTCTCCCTCGCCAGCCTGGCCATCCTCGGCTGGATGTCCGCAGCCGCAGGCGGCGCCGGCAAATGGCGTGCCGTGTTTCGCGTAGTGTTCTGGGGCGCCGCCGCGATGATCGTTACCGGCGTGATCGGCGCCGTCTTCGGCACCGTCGTCTGA
- a CDS encoding aminotransferase class I/II-fold pyridoxal phosphate-dependent enzyme translates to MGQDISPFQAIAISRRAHEMKAAGQRILHMEFGQPSTGAPKAAIAAAHGVLDTEAMGYWESVPLKARIAQHYKDTYGVTVPPARLAITCGASPALVLALATAFNPGDRIALARPGYVAYRNTIRALNMVPVEIPCGAAERYQLTAAALDALTPAPAGVILASPANPTGTIIAEAELRAIADVARKRGIRIISDEIYHGLTYGPKLHSILEFDPTAYVVNSFSKYFSMAGWRLGWLVSPEDGAARTGAYIGNLFLTAPSLAQHAGLVAMDSRDELEGHLGVYRANRQLLLDALPGLGLERIAPPDGAFYIYADISRFTDDSLAFCLKLLEDTGVATAPGVDFDPVDGHRFMRFSFALSTDEIKEAIGKLEPWFKAQR, encoded by the coding sequence GTGGGACAGGACATCTCCCCCTTCCAGGCGATCGCCATCAGCCGCCGCGCGCACGAGATGAAGGCCGCGGGCCAGCGCATCCTGCACATGGAATTCGGCCAGCCCTCGACCGGCGCGCCCAAGGCGGCCATCGCCGCCGCCCACGGCGTGCTCGACACCGAAGCCATGGGCTACTGGGAAAGCGTCCCGCTCAAGGCCCGCATCGCGCAGCACTACAAGGACACCTACGGCGTCACCGTCCCGCCCGCGCGCCTCGCCATCACCTGCGGCGCCTCTCCGGCGCTTGTCCTCGCGCTCGCCACCGCCTTCAATCCCGGCGACCGCATCGCCCTCGCCCGCCCGGGCTACGTCGCCTACCGCAACACCATCCGTGCCCTGAACATGGTGCCCGTGGAGATTCCCTGCGGCGCTGCCGAACGCTACCAGCTGACGGCCGCCGCCCTCGATGCACTCACCCCCGCCCCGGCCGGCGTCATCCTCGCCAGCCCCGCCAACCCCACCGGCACCATCATCGCCGAAGCCGAACTGCGCGCCATCGCCGATGTCGCCCGCAAGCGCGGCATACGGATCATCTCCGACGAGATCTATCACGGCCTCACCTACGGCCCGAAGCTGCACTCGATCCTCGAGTTCGACCCCACCGCCTATGTCGTCAACAGCTTCTCGAAGTACTTCTCGATGGCCGGCTGGCGCCTCGGCTGGCTCGTCTCGCCCGAAGACGGCGCGGCCCGCACCGGCGCCTATATCGGCAACCTCTTCCTCACCGCGCCGTCACTCGCCCAGCATGCCGGTCTCGTCGCGATGGACAGCCGCGACGAACTCGAAGGCCATCTCGGCGTCTACCGCGCGAACCGCCAGCTCCTGCTGGACGCGCTCCCCGGCCTCGGCCTCGAACGCATCGCCCCGCCCGACGGCGCCTTCTACATCTATGCCGACATCTCCCGCTTCACAGATGACAGCCTCGCCTTCTGCCTGAAACTCCTCGAAGACACCGGCGTCGCCACCGCCCCCGGCGTGGACTTCGACCCCGTCGACGGCCACCGCTTCATGCGCTTCTCGTTTGCGCTGTCCACGGACGAAATCAAGGAAGCAATCGGCAAACTTGAGCCTTGGTTCAAGGCGCAACGCTGA
- a CDS encoding LemA family protein → MNLVLVVLAVIVAIVGLIILIYNGLVMKRQRVNQAFADVDVQLKQRQNLIPNLVETVKGYASHEQETFQQVIAARNAAQAANTAGDMAKAEGVLSQALGKLFALAEAYPDLKANTNFLQLQNELSAIEDKLAAARRFYNSAVQDYNTAREQFPGSIVAGSFNFEPREFFDVGVEGRAALDEPPKVSF, encoded by the coding sequence ATGAATCTCGTACTTGTCGTGCTGGCTGTGATCGTGGCGATCGTGGGCCTGATCATCCTGATCTACAACGGCCTGGTGATGAAGCGCCAGCGCGTCAACCAGGCCTTCGCGGACGTGGATGTGCAGCTGAAACAGCGCCAAAACCTGATCCCGAACCTGGTCGAAACGGTGAAGGGCTATGCCAGCCACGAACAGGAAACCTTCCAGCAGGTGATCGCGGCACGCAATGCGGCGCAGGCGGCCAATACGGCCGGCGACATGGCGAAGGCGGAAGGCGTGCTGAGCCAGGCGCTGGGCAAGCTGTTCGCCCTCGCCGAGGCCTATCCCGACCTGAAGGCGAACACCAACTTCCTGCAGCTGCAGAACGAGCTGTCCGCGATCGAGGACAAGCTGGCGGCGGCGCGGCGGTTCTACAACTCGGCGGTGCAGGACTACAACACGGCGCGCGAGCAGTTCCCGGGATCGATCGTGGCGGGCAGCTTCAACTTCGAGCCACGCGAATTCTTCGATGTCGGCGTGGAAGGCCGCGCGGCGCTCGACGAGCCGCCGAAGGTGAGTTTCTAG